In Penaeus chinensis breed Huanghai No. 1 chromosome 2, ASM1920278v2, whole genome shotgun sequence, the following proteins share a genomic window:
- the LOC125030993 gene encoding mucin-5AC-like: protein MLDYFRHRRWSHVDFASPRITDNLATSTFRTTPHDADASASTTTAASASISTSTSTSTSAPACTSTTTSTSTSISTNHISNASSPTTSVPTAIPSANASLSSFPSKPLPKATTITTTDVGSSSGTVTTIIITATTTHPLTTATGTSTSTTCPIITRHIKTTIIPQIATDPIPTPTASATSTCSLNTRVSVATRPATRHNNTDTSLATYFSPASKPPAMHPTTTASRSATTFSPPASPLSSSGMTEALLSASDTLSPSVTTGAKAICPGITAPCSTTPATQNSIPTVTTTRLPSYPSTVFRPNNTRISLTTKYHNTTTSNSHPGITATLPGTGTTRPGTITTRCDTKTVTVPACEAGAGSPLSITVCQSTADTPVRAAPRPWTSIICQGTPAGRRTAGTCGSATTVCQAATMPPATTTVTTTFSQIAPNTLIGITRAYPTAVTSPLSSKVGKTVTNPTRSLWPTVTTTTAGSSLTVTGPAISLCPRTHAMTSAPSGHQSATHASSAISPTTSVYPRECAAGTVPATRTCAINTCLLTTSASHDAKNARAYITTDTTSLGASATIDGTCHATTPSPATIATSPTTITSLATSATSTPSSDTNTPSPVISTPSPDTTTPPASTLSPANTTPPASTPSPATTTPPASTPSPATTASSVSTPSPATTTPPASTLSPANTTPPASTPSPATTASSVSTLSPATTTPPASTPSPVTTTLPASTLSPANTTPPASTPSPATTASSVSTPSPATTTPPASTQSATTASSVSTPSPSTTTPPATPIITTTNRNAATTNPATRNAYPFAPATRPSSLGTYPIVTIRRSTTIAACPISTVSRPGTSASSYSAGSTGTSTSDSTNSSATTTPSPRVPRHSISMPEFRTAKKVSGREREGVGKEGEDVT, encoded by the coding sequence ATGCTGGACTATTTCCGCCACCGGCGTTGGTCCCACGTGGATTTCGCGTCGCCGAGGATCACGGACAACCTCGCCACCTCTACCTTCAGGACCACTCCGCACGACGCCGACGCGTCCGCATCCACCACTACCGCCGCCTCCGCTTCTATTTCCACTTcaacttccacctccacttctgcTCCCGCTTGCACTTCTActaccacttccacttccacttccatttCCACTAACCACATCTCTAACGCGAGTTCGCCCACTACATCTGTTCCCACTGCCATTCCTAGCGCCaacgcttccctctcctccttcccctcgaagCCCCTTCCCAAGGCCACTACAATCACCACCACCGACGTCGGGTCCAGCTCCggcaccgtcaccaccatcatcatcaccgccaccaccacacATCCCCTGACTACTGCCACCGGCACAAGCACGTCCACGACATGTCCGATCATCACACGCCACATCAAGACCACCATAATTCCCCAAATAGCCACAGACCCGATTCCCACGCCCACAGCATCAGCCACATCAACATGTTCCCTCAACACCAGAGTATCCGTAGCCACACGCCCTGCCACACGTCACAATAACACAGACACGTCCCTTGCCACGTACTTTAGTCCCGCATCCAAACCACCCGCCATGCACCCTACAACTACGGCTTCACGCTCTGCCACCACATTTTCACCCCCTgcatctcctctctcgtcttcagGGATGACAGAAGCGCTTCTCAGTGCCAGTGACACGCTTTCGCCCTCTGTCACGACCGGAGCCAAAGCCATATGTCCTGGCATCACGGCGCCATGTTCCACAACACCAGCCACTCAGAATTCCATTCCGACTGTTACTACTACAAGACTACCATCTTACCCAAGCACGGTTTTTCGGCCAAATAATACAAGAATAAGCCTGACCACAAAATATCACAACACCACTACCAGTAACTCGCATCCGGGGATCACTGCCACGCTCCCTGGCACTGGTACGACTCGCCCTGGTACCATCACCACTCGCTGCGACACAAAAACCGTGACAGTTCCTGCGTGCGAGGCCGGCGCCGGGTCCCCGCTCTCCATCACCGTCTGCCAAAGTACCGCCGACACTCCCGTGAGAGCTGCTCCACGCCCTTGGACCTCCATCATCTGCCAGGGCACGCCCGCCGGTCGCAGAACTGCCGGCACCTGTGGCAGTGCTACGACTGTGTGCCAGGCCGCCACTATGCCCCCTGCCACTACCACCGTCACTACCACCTTCAGCCAGATCGCTCCTAACACACTGATTGGTATCACGAGGGCGTACCCAACTGCTGTCACGTCCCCTTTGTCAAGTAAGGTCGGTAAAACTGTCACGAATCCGACTAGATCTCTCTGGCCAACTGTCACTACAACTACTGCGGGCTCAAGTCTCACTGTTACTGGTCCAGCGATTTCTCTATGCCCGAGGACCCATGCCATGACCTCAGCTCCTTCCGGGCACCAGAGTGCCACTCACGCAAGTTCAGCTATCTCTCCAACTACCTCCGTGTATCCTCGGGAGTGTGCCGCTGGAACAGTGCCTGCTACTCGCACTTGTGCCATAAATACGTGTTTGCTCACCACGTCCGCAAGCCATGATGCTAAAAACGCACGTGCATACATCACCACCGATACCACCTCATTAGGTGCATCAGCCACCATAGATGGCACATGTCATGCCACCACACCATCCCCTGCTACCATTGCCACATCCCCTACCACCATCACATCCCTTGCCACGTCTGCCACCTCTACCCCATCTTCTGACACCAATACCCCCTCTCCTGTCATCTCTACCCCATCTCCTGACACCACTACCCCACCTGCCTCTACCCTATCTCCTGCCAACACTACCCCACCTGCCTCTACCCCATCTCCTGCCACCACTACCCCACCTGCCTCTACCCCATCTCCTGCCACCACTGCCTCGTCTGTATCTACCCCATCTCCTGCCACCACTACCCCACCTGCCTCTACCCTATCTCCTGCCAACACTACCCCACCTGCCTCTACCCCATCTCCTGCCACCACTGCCTCGTCTGTCTCTACCCTATCTCCTGCCACCACTACCCCACCTGCCTCTACCCCATCTCCTGTCACCACTACCCTACCTGCCTCTACCCTATCTCCTGCCAACACTACCCCACCTGCCTCTACCCCATCTCCTGCCACCACTGCCTCGTCTGTATCTACCCCATCTCCTGCCACCACTACCCCACCTGCCTCTACCCAATCTGCCACCACTGCCTCGTCTGTCTCTACCCCATCTCCTTCCACCACTACCCCACCTGCCACCCCTATCATCACAACAACGAACCGAAACGCTGCCACAACAAATCCTGCCACGAGAAACGCATACCCCTTCGCCCCTGCAACTCGCCCAAGCTCCCTTGGCACGTACCCGATCGTGACCATCAGGCGCTCGACGACGATCGCTGCGTGCCCTATCTCCACCGTCAGCCGCCCGGGCACGTCGGCCTCGTCCTACTCAGCTGGCAGTACCGGTACGAGTACCTCCGACAGTACCAACAGCAGCGCGACCACCACGCCGTCGCCCAGGGTACCACGACACTCCATTTCGATGCCCGAGTTCAGGACCGCCAAAAAGGTGAGCGGACGGGAGCGAGAGGGAGttggcaaggagggggaggacgtgACATAG